The proteins below come from a single Oncorhynchus tshawytscha isolate Ot180627B linkage group LG22, Otsh_v2.0, whole genome shotgun sequence genomic window:
- the LOC112221898 gene encoding proteolipid protein 2 produces MADTETVVAAGCLEKSKCYVKTRKGTILAAEILISLIILICYAASFNGGYSAVAICEMVFAIIFFVVFMMEMDKTIQAVNWVWSDLFRTAIGAALYTITSLVCMLRGTGDDALIAGAVFGLLAGILFAYDVYTIILVIKSNKQDTAAPTDV; encoded by the exons ATGGCTGATACTGAGACCGTTGTCGCTGCGGGCTGCTTGGAAAAGTCGAAGTGTTACGTGAAGACTCGAAAAGGAACAATTCTCGCTGCAGAAATA CTCATCAGTTTAATCATCCTAATCTGCTATGCTGCGTCATTTAATGGAGGATATTCTGCGGTGGCCATCTGTGAGATGGTGTTCGCCATCATCTTCTTTGTCGTCTTCATGATGGAAATGGACAAGACCATTCAGGCGGTCAACTGGGTCTGGAGT GATCTTTTCCGTACTGCTATTGGTGCAGCCCTGTACACCATCACCTCTCTAGTCTGTATGCTTCGTGGAACAGGGGACGATGCCCTTATTGCTGGAGCG GTGTTTGGCCTGCTGGCTGGGATCCTGTTTGCCTATGACGTCTACACCATCATCCTTGTCATCAAGAGCAACAAGCAGGATACAGCAGCGCCCACTG ATGTTTAA